In the Mytilus trossulus isolate FHL-02 chromosome 1, PNRI_Mtr1.1.1.hap1, whole genome shotgun sequence genome, one interval contains:
- the LOC134722599 gene encoding uncharacterized protein LOC134722599, whose product MACQRFLNFRPTDTPLWRKRDKKYEVLPTVEEMIKDIVNFYSIWSKKERTAEKDSFAETKREMMMEFLFRLQQDENIGLDEKDKFEHVVNDELKSFEKTGQKRKCPESTVDTPRHSNCNESSSEKQRSDQDSLPNTADIKDFFNFFPTDKDSKKDNKMIETRNLLRGYRHLKHEVKELSVEEQSSYIGEIDVEICIQKCHEVLMRDLPYKTKTDAGKFSVLQRVTNFDGEDFLYPWFATEEVAFQAVDTIVLEYNKMVMEISTKEDKQEQIDLSLKCATVMLFAFLSLHPFSNGNGRLARLLCSHCLKVFCPFPTPIYNVFSQSNKDDYLKAVVNARQNIKSDKNQKKKNQKKMDSDCAMKHAQMILEQKPNELCSLVIESNWFTWRQFLHRIGEDIELFDFERQTREIIAS is encoded by the coding sequence ATGGCATGTCAGCGTTTTTTAAATTTCCGGCCTACTGATACACCATTATGGCGAAAACGAGACAAAAAATATGAAGTGCTACCTACGGTCGAAGAAATGATAAAagatattgtcaatttttattctaTATGGTCGAAGAAAGAAAGAACTGCAGAGAAGGATAGCTTTGCCGAGACAAAACGTGAAATGATGATGGAATTCCTGTTCAGACTTCAACAAGATGAAAATATAGGATTAGACGAAAAAGATAAATTTGAACATGTTGTCAATGACGAGTTGAAATCCTTTGAAAAAACTGGACAAAAACGAAAATGCCCAGAGTCTACAGTCGACACTCCACGTCATAGCAACTGTAATGAGTCTTCTAGTGAAAAACAAAGGAGCGACCAAGACAGCTTACCAAATACTGCcgatattaaagatttttttaatttttttccgaCAGATAAAGACAGCAAGAAAGACAATAAAATGATCGAAACTAGAAATTTACTGCGGGGCTACAGGCATTTAAAACATGAAGTTAAAGAGTTGTCAGTTGAAGAACAATCTAGTTATATTGGTGAAATTGATGTCGAGATATGCATACAGAAATGTCATGAAGTTCTAATGCGTGATTTGCCCtataaaactaaaactgatgCTGGAAAATTCAGTGTTTTACAAAGAGTTACCAATTTTGATGGAGAAGATTTCTTGTATCCATGGTTTGCAACGGAAGAAGTTGCCTTTCAGGCAGTTGATACAATAGTCTTGGAGTATAACAAAATGGTAATGGAAATATCAACAAAGGAAGATAAACAAGAACAAATTGATCTTTCTCTTAAATGTGCTACTGTCATGCTTTTTGCGTTTTTATCACTTCATCCATTTTCTAACGGAAATGGGCGACTTGCGCGATTATTATGCAGTCATTGCTTAAAAGTATTTTGTCCTTTTCCAACTCCGATTTATAACGTGTTTTCTCAATCCAATAAAGACGATTATCTAAAAGCAGTTGTTAACGCTAGACAGAATATAAAGAGcgacaaaaaccaaaaaaaaaaaaaccaaaaaaaaatggatagcgATTGTGCAATGAAACATGCACAGATGATTTTAGAACAAAAACCTAATGAACTTTGTTCTCTGGTTATAGAAAGTAACTGGTTTACATGGCGACAATTTCTACATAGAATAGGAGAAGACATTGAACTATTTGATTTCGAAAGACAGACTCGGGAAATAATTGcatcttaa